Proteins encoded in a region of the Quercus lobata isolate SW786 chromosome 8, ValleyOak3.0 Primary Assembly, whole genome shotgun sequence genome:
- the LOC115958230 gene encoding protein yippee-like At4g27745, with product MEELGGPRLYGCFRCRNHVSRHDDIVSKDFQSGNNRAFLFSHAMNIVEGPKEDRNLITGLHTVADVFCSDCGELLGWKYERAYEESQKYKEGKIILEKFKIIKDNW from the exons ATGGAGGAATTGGGTGGGCCAAGGTTGTACGGCTGCTTTAGGTGCCGGAACCATGTGTCCCGACATGATGATATCGTTTCTAAAGATTTTCAG tcGGGCAACAACAGAGCCTTTCTGTTCTCCCATGCGATGAACATTGTGGAAGGGCCTAAAGAGGATCGGAACCTTATTACAGGTCTTCACACGGTTGCTGATGTATTTTGCTCGGACTGCGGGGAATTGTTGGGTTGGAAATATGAACGAGCTTATGAGGAATCCCAAAAGTACAAAGAAGGGAAAATCATACTTGAAAAGTTTAAGATCATCAAGGATAATTGGTAG